A stretch of Methanobrevibacter sp. YE315 DNA encodes these proteins:
- a CDS encoding RNA-guided pseudouridylation complex pseudouridine synthase subunit Cbf5: MKFDMVTKSKSFTSSDFGCKPEEREMSEYISKGVINLDKPSGPTSHEIDSWIKRILPVEKSGHGGTLDPKVTGILPVGLDDATRAIQLLLTAPKEYVCLLTFHQDVPEERIREVFAEFTGKIFQLPPVKSAVKRELRTRNIYYSTIYEIEGRDVLFRIGCEAGTYVRTYCHNIGEALGVGAHMAELRRTQVGSFNEKNNLVTLQDVTDAYHFWIEDGDESFLRKAIMPMERAADYLPKIVIKDSAVDAICHGADLACGGIAELADNIQKNDIVAIETLKGELVGAGHSLLNSNEILESDSGFAVNVSKVFMKPDTYPRFWK; this comes from the coding sequence ATGAAGTTTGATATGGTAACTAAATCAAAAAGTTTTACTTCATCTGATTTTGGATGTAAGCCTGAAGAAAGGGAAATGTCTGAATATATTTCTAAAGGTGTTATCAATTTGGATAAGCCATCCGGTCCGACTTCTCATGAAATCGACTCTTGGATTAAAAGAATTTTACCGGTTGAGAAATCTGGACATGGCGGAACATTGGATCCTAAGGTTACCGGAATTTTGCCTGTGGGATTGGATGATGCAACAAGGGCTATTCAGTTATTGTTAACTGCTCCTAAGGAGTATGTTTGTCTTTTAACTTTCCACCAGGATGTTCCAGAAGAAAGGATACGTGAAGTATTTGCCGAATTCACTGGTAAGATATTCCAACTTCCACCTGTAAAATCTGCTGTAAAACGTGAATTGAGAACACGTAACATTTATTATTCAACAATTTATGAAATTGAAGGCCGTGATGTTTTATTCAGGATAGGATGTGAAGCTGGAACTTATGTTAGAACTTATTGTCACAATATTGGTGAAGCATTAGGCGTTGGAGCCCATATGGCAGAACTTAGAAGAACCCAAGTAGGTTCTTTCAATGAAAAGAATAATCTCGTTACACTTCAGGATGTAACTGACGCATACCATTTCTGGATAGAGGATGGTGATGAATCATTCTTGCGTAAAGCCATCATGCCGATGGAACGGGCTGCTGATTATTTGCCTAAAATCGTTATTAAAGACTCCGCAGTTGATGCAATATGCCATGGTGCGGACCTTGCATGCGGAGGTATTGCAGAATTGGCGGATAATATTCAAAAAAATGATATCGTTGCAATTGAAACTCTTAAGGGAGAATTAGTTGGAGCAGGTCATTCATTATTGAATTCCAATGAAATTTTAGAATCAGATTCCGGTTTTGCTGTTAATGTTTCTAAAGTGTTCATGAAACCTGATACATATCCAAGATTCTGGAAATGA
- a CDS encoding 50S ribosomal protein L14e: MASIEVGRVCVKTAGREAGEKCAIVEIIDENFVEVIGEAVKNRRCNIAHLEPTADSIDVSGDAESIKAALADL; encoded by the coding sequence ATGGCATCAATCGAAGTAGGTAGAGTATGTGTTAAAACTGCTGGTAGAGAAGCAGGCGAAAAATGTGCAATCGTTGAAATTATCGATGAAAACTTTGTAGAAGTAATTGGTGAAGCTGTTAAAAACAGAAGATGTAATATTGCTCACTTAGAACCAACTGCAGATTCTATTGATGTTTCTGGCGATGCTGAATCTATCAAAGCAGCTTTAGCTGACTTATAA
- the cmk gene encoding (d)CMP kinase has product MIITIGGLAGTGTTTLAEVLSDELNIPYISAGFIFREMAAEMGMSVLEFSEFAEGNDDIDKEIDKRQAEKAKSSDNLIIEGRLSAFFVENADLRVWLMTPFDVRSKRIAQRENKSVEIAKGEIILREKSEALRYKLIHDIDIKNMDIYDLIINTDSFDPESISEIITTTLKVI; this is encoded by the coding sequence ATGATAATTACAATCGGCGGATTAGCGGGAACCGGAACTACAACACTTGCTGAAGTGTTGAGTGACGAATTAAACATTCCGTATATTTCTGCAGGTTTCATTTTTAGGGAAATGGCTGCTGAAATGGGAATGAGTGTTCTTGAATTCAGCGAATTTGCCGAAGGTAATGATGATATTGATAAAGAAATTGATAAAAGGCAAGCTGAAAAAGCTAAATCTTCAGATAATCTAATAATCGAAGGAAGATTATCAGCCTTCTTTGTTGAAAATGCTGATTTAAGAGTTTGGTTAATGACTCCATTTGATGTTCGTTCTAAAAGAATAGCTCAAAGGGAAAACAAGTCTGTTGAGATAGCTAAAGGAGAAATTATTCTCCGTGAAAAAAGTGAGGCTTTAAGATATAAACTTATCCATGACATTGACATTAAAAACATGGATATTTATGATTTAATTATAAATACTGATAGCTTTGACCCTGAAAGCATATCAGAAATCATTACAACAACATTAAAGGTGATATAA
- a CDS encoding 50S ribosomal protein L34e gives MPANRFRSRSYKRIHKNTPGGANVLRYKKKKPSKHVCAECGAVLHGVPRGRPYEIGKLSKTAKRPNRPFGGYLCSSCARKYFKNEARK, from the coding sequence ATGCCTGCAAATAGGTTTAGATCAAGATCATATAAAAGAATTCATAAAAACACTCCTGGCGGAGCTAATGTTTTAAGATATAAAAAGAAAAAACCATCTAAGCATGTTTGTGCTGAGTGTGGTGCAGTATTACATGGAGTTCCTCGTGGACGTCCATATGAAATTGGAAAATTATCAAAAACAGCAAAAAGACCTAACCGTCCATTTGGTGGGTACTTATGCTCAAGTTGTGCTCGTAAATATTTCAAAAACGAGGCTAGAAAATAA
- a CDS encoding DUF106 domain-containing protein — MADLLGPVYGVLNSIFNPILAMDPNPTNPALTVLIIAFIVSLITTVANKYLVDQDELNERQASMKEFNKRLRDAQKRGDGKEIAKLQAEQAEMMKDQTAMMTEQFKPMFVTFVPIILIFFWMRSSAINDLVIILPQTVYWITLTPIWHALGSVMYGGKATIPYGIGWLLWYMICTFGMSQILRKYLGFKQGF; from the coding sequence ATGGCTGATTTATTGGGACCAGTTTATGGTGTATTGAATTCCATTTTCAATCCGATATTAGCGATGGATCCGAATCCAACTAACCCTGCTTTAACTGTTTTGATTATTGCGTTCATCGTTTCTTTGATAACTACTGTTGCTAATAAATATTTAGTTGATCAAGATGAATTAAATGAAAGACAGGCAAGTATGAAAGAGTTTAATAAAAGATTAAGAGATGCTCAAAAAAGAGGGGACGGGAAAGAAATTGCAAAACTTCAGGCTGAACAGGCTGAAATGATGAAAGATCAAACAGCTATGATGACTGAACAGTTCAAACCGATGTTTGTAACTTTCGTTCCGATTATTTTGATATTCTTTTGGATGAGATCTTCTGCAATAAATGATTTAGTTATTATATTGCCTCAAACCGTATATTGGATTACTTTAACTCCAATTTGGCACGCATTAGGAAGTGTAATGTACGGTGGTAAAGCTACTATCCCTTATGGAATTGGTTGGTTATTATGGTATATGATTTGTACCTTTGGTATGAGTCAGATTTTAAGAAAATATTTAGGATTCAAACAAGGGTTCTAA
- a CDS encoding adenylate kinase — protein sequence MKLVVLTGIPGSGSTTLLKKALEEVDYVHLNYGDIMTEIAIKEGLVEDRDSLRKLPAETQKEIQAKAAKEIKERSENDNVIVDTHCTINTPAGFLPGLPIWVLEQLQPDLFILIEANPDEIIYRRLNDETRQRDVQKAKDIKLHQEMNRATSMAYATLTGATVKIVENHDNHLNSSVSKLVNVLNL from the coding sequence TTGAAATTAGTAGTATTAACAGGTATTCCAGGTTCTGGAAGTACAACATTACTCAAAAAAGCACTTGAAGAAGTTGATTATGTACACTTAAATTATGGTGACATAATGACTGAAATTGCTATTAAAGAGGGTCTTGTTGAAGACAGGGATTCTTTAAGAAAATTACCAGCTGAAACACAAAAAGAAATTCAAGCTAAAGCTGCTAAGGAAATTAAAGAAAGATCTGAAAATGATAATGTTATTGTGGATACTCATTGTACAATCAATACTCCGGCCGGATTCTTACCGGGCTTGCCAATTTGGGTTTTAGAACAATTGCAGCCGGATCTTTTCATATTGATTGAAGCAAACCCTGATGAAATTATTTACAGAAGATTAAATGACGAAACTCGTCAAAGAGATGTTCAAAAAGCTAAGGATATCAAGTTACATCAAGAAATGAACAGAGCTACTTCAATGGCTTATGCAACTTTAACTGGAGCTACTGTTAAAATTGTCGAAAATCATGATAATCATTTAAATTCTTCAGTTTCCAAATTAGTGAATGTATTAAATTTATAG
- the secY gene encoding preprotein translocase subunit SecY — protein sequence MSALEVLEPIFKVVPEVKSPVHREDFNEKLKWTALVLVLYFILTQIPLYGLIPGAIDSFAQLRAVMAGSFGSILTLGIGPIVTASIVLQLLVGSNLLELDLSSHKDKSHFQATQKILSIVFTVFEASVLVLTGNLTPIDSSYTFILILQLVIGALVIIYLDEVVSKWGFGSGIGLFIAAGVCQQIIVGTFSILNGSDGLFAGILPKFIQLCAAGRPDFSILIPLIATIIVFLVVLYGEAMRVEIPISHGSVRGHGRIRGSVGKYPLKFVYSSNMPVILTSALLVNVTLFANIFQKIGFPILGRTENGKAVDGIAWLLSTPKLQMFVTEPLHVLVYAIFFIVCCILFSYLWVEISGLNAKKISEQLYNSGIQIPGFRSSKRQLYKILKKYIPALTIISGVYVGLIAFLADLTSALGGGTGVLLTVGILHKLYEEMAEEQLMSANPLLRKFLGD from the coding sequence ATGTCCGCGCTAGAAGTTTTAGAGCCAATATTTAAAGTTGTCCCGGAAGTTAAATCTCCTGTTCACAGAGAAGATTTTAACGAAAAACTTAAATGGACAGCTCTTGTTTTAGTTTTATACTTTATATTAACTCAAATTCCATTATATGGTTTAATTCCGGGAGCTATTGATTCATTTGCTCAATTAAGAGCAGTTATGGCTGGAAGTTTCGGTTCAATCCTTACATTAGGTATTGGTCCGATTGTTACAGCATCCATTGTTTTACAATTATTAGTGGGTTCAAATCTTTTAGAATTGGATTTGTCATCCCATAAAGATAAATCTCATTTCCAAGCTACTCAAAAAATACTTTCTATTGTTTTCACTGTATTTGAAGCAAGTGTTTTGGTATTAACAGGTAACTTAACACCTATTGACAGTTCATACACATTTATTTTGATTCTTCAACTTGTTATTGGTGCATTAGTTATTATTTACCTTGATGAAGTTGTTTCAAAATGGGGATTCGGTAGTGGTATCGGGTTATTCATTGCTGCAGGTGTATGTCAACAAATTATTGTTGGTACTTTCAGTATTTTGAATGGTTCTGATGGTTTATTTGCAGGTATTCTTCCTAAATTTATCCAACTATGTGCTGCAGGTCGTCCTGACTTCAGTATATTGATTCCATTAATCGCAACTATTATTGTATTCCTGGTTGTTCTTTATGGAGAGGCCATGAGAGTTGAAATTCCTATTTCCCATGGTAGCGTTAGAGGTCATGGAAGAATTAGAGGATCTGTCGGTAAATATCCTTTGAAATTTGTTTATTCAAGTAACATGCCAGTTATCTTAACAAGTGCTTTACTCGTTAACGTAACATTGTTTGCAAACATTTTCCAAAAAATTGGTTTCCCAATTTTAGGACGCACAGAGAACGGTAAAGCGGTGGATGGTATTGCTTGGTTATTATCCACTCCTAAGTTACAAATGTTTGTAACTGAACCGCTTCATGTACTTGTATATGCAATATTTTTCATTGTATGTTGTATTTTATTCTCATACTTGTGGGTAGAAATCAGTGGATTAAATGCTAAAAAGATTTCTGAACAACTTTATAACTCAGGTATTCAGATTCCTGGTTTCAGAAGTAGTAAACGTCAATTATATAAAATTTTAAAGAAATATATTCCTGCACTCACTATTATCAGTGGGGTCTATGTAGGACTTATTGCATTCCTTGCAGATTTAACCAGTGCTTTAGGTGGAGGTACTGGTGTATTGCTTACTGTAGGTATTCTTCATAAGCTTTATGAAGAAATGGCAGAGGAACAACTCATGTCAGCAAATCCACTTCTTAGAAAATTCTTAGGAGATTAA
- a CDS encoding uL15m family ribosomal protein, with translation MIRTKRKINKQRGSRSNGGGCTKKRRGAGNKGGKGKAGMGKQHWTWTVIHDPDHFGKHGFKRPQKMIKKVNAVNLSYLEEQADDLIAQGKASKDGDAIVIDVTELGFDKVLSKGKISKTFIISAPKFSAAAIEKIEELGGEAIEL, from the coding sequence ATGATTAGAACAAAACGTAAAATTAACAAACAAAGAGGTTCTAGATCCAACGGTGGAGGATGTACCAAAAAACGTAGAGGTGCAGGTAACAAAGGTGGAAAAGGAAAAGCCGGTATGGGTAAACAACACTGGACTTGGACTGTAATCCACGACCCTGATCACTTTGGTAAACATGGTTTCAAAAGACCTCAAAAAATGATTAAAAAAGTTAATGCTGTTAATTTAAGTTACTTAGAAGAACAAGCTGATGATTTAATTGCACAAGGAAAAGCATCCAAAGATGGAGATGCAATTGTCATTGATGTAACTGAATTAGGTTTTGATAAAGTTTTATCTAAAGGTAAAATTTCCAAAACTTTCATAATTTCAGCTCCTAAGTTTTCCGCAGCTGCTATTGAAAAAATTGAAGAATTAGGAGGAGAAGCTATAGAATTATAG
- a CDS encoding 50S ribosomal protein L30, translated as MFLVIRVRGTTGVIKNIADTLDMLRLNRISHAVIVEENPSYEGMLQKAKDYITWGEIDAETLAAIIAKRGRLPGNVKVTDEYVAENTDYKDIADLAEALIDSKVKLADVGIKPVFRLHPPRKGYEDIRLSVKEGGSLGYRGEEIKDLAKRML; from the coding sequence ATGTTTTTGGTTATTAGAGTTAGAGGAACTACCGGTGTCATTAAAAATATTGCTGACACATTAGACATGTTAAGACTTAACAGAATCAGCCACGCAGTAATCGTTGAAGAAAATCCTAGTTATGAAGGTATGCTTCAAAAAGCTAAGGATTACATCACCTGGGGTGAAATTGATGCAGAAACTTTAGCTGCTATCATTGCTAAAAGAGGTAGACTCCCAGGAAATGTAAAAGTCACTGATGAATACGTTGCTGAAAATACTGATTACAAAGACATTGCTGATTTAGCTGAAGCTTTAATCGATTCTAAAGTTAAATTAGCTGATGTTGGAATTAAACCTGTATTCCGTTTACACCCTCCAAGAAAAGGATATGAAGACATCCGTTTATCTGTAAAAGAAGGTGGATCTTTAGGTTACAGGGGAGAAGAAATTAAAGATCTTGCAAAAAGAATGCTTTAA
- the rpsE gene encoding 30S ribosomal protein S5 produces MSFNIDEWEPKTKMGKLVKDGTITDIDEIFEKGLPIMELEIVDALIPDLEEEVMDVNLVQRMHKSGRKVNFRVIVAVGNKDGYVGLGQGKAKEVGPAIRKAVDNAKYNIIKVRRGCGDWGCVCGREHTVPFKVQGKTSSVSVTLMPAPAGVGLVIGDVGKTILKLAGIHDVWSQSFGQTQTTVNFANAVFDALKELSNVKATKEDLKKMGVNY; encoded by the coding sequence ATGAGTTTTAATATTGATGAATGGGAACCTAAAACTAAAATGGGTAAATTAGTTAAAGATGGAACCATTACTGATATCGATGAAATCTTTGAAAAAGGTCTTCCAATTATGGAATTAGAAATAGTTGATGCCTTAATTCCAGATTTAGAAGAAGAAGTAATGGATGTTAACTTAGTTCAAAGGATGCATAAATCTGGTAGAAAAGTTAATTTCAGAGTAATTGTTGCTGTTGGTAACAAAGACGGATACGTAGGATTAGGCCAAGGTAAAGCTAAAGAGGTTGGTCCTGCTATTAGAAAAGCTGTAGACAACGCTAAATACAACATTATTAAAGTAAGAAGAGGTTGTGGAGATTGGGGTTGTGTTTGTGGAAGAGAACACACAGTTCCTTTCAAAGTACAAGGTAAAACCAGTAGTGTAAGCGTTACCTTAATGCCAGCTCCTGCAGGAGTCGGTTTAGTAATCGGTGATGTTGGTAAAACTATCTTAAAACTTGCTGGTATTCACGATGTATGGTCACAATCTTTCGGACAAACCCAAACTACTGTTAACTTTGCTAATGCAGTATTCGATGCTTTAAAAGAATTAAGTAATGTTAAAGCTACCAAAGAAGACCTCAAAAAAATGGGAGTTAACTACTAG
- a CDS encoding 50S ribosomal protein L18 → MAHGTNYKVAFRRRREGKTDYAARMKLVDYDKSRLVVRVSNSHATVQVIDYAPEGDITVASAVSKQLASFGYLGHTNNISAFYLTAYLCAKRALAKGVESAILDIGLKSPIKGSKVFAALKGAVDAGLDIPHGDFIFPEDERIRGEHVANYAESLDAEEVAEKFSKYFERGLNPKDLPENFDETIKNIDEAEV, encoded by the coding sequence ATGGCACATGGAACTAATTATAAAGTAGCATTCAGAAGAAGAAGAGAAGGTAAAACTGATTATGCAGCTAGAATGAAATTAGTTGATTATGACAAATCTCGTTTAGTTGTTAGAGTTTCAAATTCTCATGCAACCGTTCAAGTTATTGATTATGCTCCTGAAGGAGATATCACTGTTGCTTCTGCTGTAAGTAAACAATTAGCTAGTTTCGGTTACTTAGGTCACACTAATAACATTTCAGCATTTTACTTAACCGCTTATCTCTGTGCTAAAAGAGCTTTAGCTAAAGGTGTTGAAAGTGCGATTTTAGATATTGGTTTAAAATCTCCAATTAAAGGATCTAAAGTATTTGCAGCTCTTAAAGGTGCTGTTGATGCAGGTTTAGATATCCCTCACGGCGATTTCATTTTCCCTGAAGATGAACGTATCAGAGGAGAACATGTTGCAAATTATGCTGAATCCTTAGATGCAGAAGAAGTTGCTGAAAAATTCTCAAAGTATTTTGAAAGAGGACTTAATCCTAAAGATTTACCGGAAAACTTTGATGAAACTATTAAGAATATTGATGAGGCAGAGGTATAA
- a CDS encoding 50S ribosomal protein L19e, with translation MNLTTQRRLAASILKVGLNRVWIDPERLEEVSMAITREGVKQLINDGAIKAKPEKGISSYRSKKIKEQKAKGKRKGRGSVKGAKKARTPKKKAWMTTIRALRKDLKEMREEEIIDATTYRKLYKMAKGGAFRSKSYMRNYARDHDMIKGDE, from the coding sequence ATGAATCTTACAACTCAAAGAAGATTAGCTGCTAGTATACTCAAAGTAGGGCTTAATCGTGTATGGATCGATCCGGAAAGATTAGAAGAAGTATCCATGGCGATTACTAGAGAAGGAGTAAAGCAGTTAATTAACGACGGAGCTATTAAAGCAAAACCTGAAAAAGGTATTAGTAGCTATAGATCTAAAAAAATTAAAGAACAAAAAGCAAAAGGTAAAAGAAAAGGTAGAGGTAGTGTAAAAGGAGCTAAAAAAGCACGTACCCCTAAGAAAAAAGCTTGGATGACTACTATAAGGGCTTTAAGAAAAGATCTTAAAGAAATGCGTGAAGAAGAAATTATCGATGCTACTACCTATCGTAAATTATACAAAATGGCTAAGGGTGGCGCATTCAGAAGTAAATCTTACATGAGAAACTACGCCCGTGACCATGATATGATTAAAGGAGATGAATAA
- a CDS encoding 50S ribosomal protein L32e: protein MANKRFKRQEYARYKKLGIKWRRPRGKTSKMRRYEAGKPDMPAIGYRTPRAIRYLHPSGYNDVLVHNMKELEDLDPATDAARISASIGKRKKDLMLQKASELGIKVLNK, encoded by the coding sequence ATGGCTAATAAAAGATTTAAAAGACAAGAATATGCTCGTTATAAAAAACTTGGAATCAAATGGAGACGCCCTAGAGGTAAAACCAGTAAAATGAGAAGATATGAAGCAGGAAAACCTGACATGCCAGCTATTGGTTACAGAACCCCTAGAGCTATTAGGTATTTACACCCTTCAGGATATAATGATGTTCTTGTTCATAATATGAAAGAATTAGAAGACTTAGACCCAGCTACTGATGCTGCAAGAATAAGCGCTTCTATCGGAAAAAGGAAAAAAGATTTGATGTTACAAAAAGCATCAGAACTCGGAATTAAAGTTTTAAATAAATAA
- a CDS encoding 50S ribosomal protein L6 → MVVAAAIREEIEIPEGVEVIIENNEVSVKGPNGEDSRKFTYPNVSIKEEDDVVVLETAFPKKKDKAMIGTTRAHINNMITGVTDGFTYHMKIVFAHFPMTVKVQNDVVVIDNFLGERHPRTAKIVGSAEVAVKGDEVTITGINKEHVGQTMANLEQATKIKGRDPRVFQDGIYLTSKE, encoded by the coding sequence ATGGTAGTAGCTGCAGCTATAAGGGAAGAAATTGAAATCCCTGAAGGCGTTGAAGTTATAATTGAAAATAATGAGGTTTCTGTAAAAGGACCTAATGGAGAAGACTCCAGAAAATTTACTTATCCTAATGTAAGTATTAAGGAAGAAGATGATGTAGTTGTTTTAGAAACTGCATTCCCAAAAAAGAAAGACAAAGCAATGATTGGAACCACTAGAGCACACATTAACAATATGATTACCGGTGTAACTGATGGTTTCACATACCACATGAAAATCGTTTTTGCTCACTTTCCAATGACTGTGAAAGTTCAAAATGATGTAGTAGTAATTGATAATTTCCTCGGGGAAAGACACCCAAGAACTGCTAAAATCGTCGGCAGTGCTGAAGTAGCAGTAAAAGGTGATGAGGTAACAATTACAGGTATTAATAAGGAACATGTTGGTCAAACTATGGCTAACTTAGAACAAGCGACCAAAATTAAAGGAAGAGATCCTAGAGTATTCCAAGACGGAATATATTTAACTAGCAAGGAATAA
- a CDS encoding 30S ribosomal protein S8: MSLMDPLADALTNIRNNELQVNDSCVISPASKLIGQVLSTMQKENYIGNFEYIDDNRAGKFIVELEGNINKCGVIKPRHAVKKDEFEKFEKRYLPAKNFGILIVTTPEGIMTHYEAKERGIGGRLLAYMY; the protein is encoded by the coding sequence ATGAGTCTTATGGATCCTCTTGCTGATGCTTTAACTAATATCAGAAATAACGAATTACAAGTTAATGACTCTTGTGTTATTTCTCCTGCGTCTAAATTAATTGGACAAGTGTTAAGCACTATGCAAAAAGAGAATTATATTGGTAATTTTGAATATATTGATGACAACAGGGCAGGAAAATTCATAGTAGAATTAGAAGGTAACATTAACAAATGTGGTGTTATCAAACCTCGTCATGCTGTTAAGAAAGATGAATTTGAGAAATTTGAAAAAAGATATTTGCCAGCAAAAAACTTTGGTATTTTAATCGTCACAACTCCTGAAGGAATTATGACTCACTATGAGGCTAAGGAAAGAGGAATTGGCGGACGTTTGTTGGCTTACATGTATTAG
- a CDS encoding 30S ribosomal protein S14: protein MPRKYGKAAKKCSRCGDHSAMISRYGLNLCRQCFREIAPKIGFKKYN, encoded by the coding sequence TTGCCAAGAAAATACGGAAAAGCTGCTAAAAAATGTAGTCGTTGCGGAGACCATTCTGCTATGATTAGTAGATATGGATTAAACTTATGCAGACAATGTTTTAGGGAAATTGCCCCTAAAATAGGATTTAAAAAATATAATTAG
- a CDS encoding 50S ribosomal protein L5, with the protein MNPMNEVRIEKATVSIGVGEAGEKLSRAITLLEQMFDQTPVKTYSKVTNPEWGIRKKQPIACKLTLRGEKADKAIDMVLEGISRNIKPTQFDAQGNLSFGIREHIDIPGMRYNPDIGIFGMNVSVTFEKPGYRISKRKIQQKKVPQKHRISKEETMKFMEENFKVNYVTE; encoded by the coding sequence ATGAACCCAATGAATGAAGTACGTATCGAAAAAGCTACTGTAAGTATTGGTGTTGGTGAAGCAGGTGAAAAATTATCCCGTGCTATTACCCTTTTAGAACAAATGTTCGATCAAACCCCAGTTAAAACTTACTCTAAAGTAACTAATCCTGAATGGGGTATTAGGAAAAAACAACCAATCGCATGTAAATTAACTTTACGTGGAGAAAAAGCAGATAAAGCTATTGATATGGTATTAGAAGGTATTAGTAGAAATATTAAACCTACTCAATTTGATGCTCAAGGAAACCTTTCTTTTGGTATTAGAGAACATATTGATATTCCAGGTATGAGATATAATCCTGATATTGGTATTTTTGGTATGAATGTTTCTGTTACTTTTGAAAAACCAGGTTACAGAATTTCTAAAAGAAAAATCCAACAAAAGAAAGTTCCTCAAAAACATAGAATTTCTAAAGAAGAAACTATGAAATTTATGGAAGAAAACTTCAAAGTTAATTATGTAACAGAATAA
- a CDS encoding 30S ribosomal protein S4e: MAKMGSRKHLKRYKAPKSWPIHPKEDTWTVKPSAGSHSINDSIPLTLVIRDVLKLADNAREAKRIINSGNVLVDGRVVKDYKFPVGFMDIVEIPKTEEAYRVLLDRKGRLQLDLIDDSSAKLSKVVNKSTIKGGKTQLNLHDGKNVIIDEDDYSVGDVICLKVPEQEIVEAYPLQEGATVLVTGGKHTGELGTISEIIENKSSNPNTIIIENSSKDEFLTLKDYAFVVGNDAPAISLLEVNK; encoded by the coding sequence ATGGCTAAAATGGGATCTAGAAAACATCTTAAAAGATATAAAGCACCAAAATCTTGGCCTATTCATCCTAAAGAAGATACTTGGACTGTAAAACCTTCCGCAGGTTCACATTCCATTAATGATTCTATTCCATTAACATTAGTTATTAGAGATGTTTTAAAATTAGCTGACAATGCTAGAGAAGCAAAAAGAATTATTAACTCTGGTAATGTCTTAGTTGATGGAAGAGTTGTTAAAGATTATAAATTCCCAGTTGGATTTATGGACATTGTCGAAATTCCAAAAACTGAGGAAGCTTATAGAGTTCTTTTAGATAGAAAAGGAAGATTACAATTAGACTTAATTGATGATAGTAGTGCTAAATTATCTAAGGTTGTTAATAAATCTACCATTAAAGGTGGAAAAACTCAATTAAACCTTCATGATGGTAAAAATGTTATCATTGATGAAGATGACTACTCTGTTGGAGATGTTATTTGTTTAAAAGTACCTGAACAAGAAATTGTTGAAGCATATCCTTTACAAGAAGGAGCTACCGTTCTTGTTACTGGTGGTAAACACACTGGTGAATTAGGTACCATATCTGAAATTATTGAAAACAAATCTTCCAATCCAAATACTATTATTATTGAGAATAGTTCTAAAGATGAATTCTTAACTTTAAAAGATTATGCATTTGTAGTTGGTAACGATGCACCAGCAATATCTTTATTGGAGGTTAATAAATGA
- the rplX gene encoding 50S ribosomal protein L24 codes for MSKQPRKQRKALYNAPAHARGKHLSASLSKDLKEKLGKKSLPVRSGDKVRVVRGDFKGHEGEVLSVDYGSYKVTIEEVTLSKPDGTATFLPVDPSNLIIIDADLKDDRRIKNKGDN; via the coding sequence ATGTCAAAACAACCAAGAAAACAAAGAAAAGCTCTTTATAATGCTCCTGCTCACGCTCGTGGAAAACATTTGAGTGCTTCTTTAAGTAAAGATTTAAAAGAAAAATTAGGAAAAAAATCTTTACCAGTCAGATCAGGAGACAAAGTTAGAGTTGTCCGTGGAGATTTCAAAGGACATGAAGGAGAAGTTCTTAGTGTAGATTATGGTTCATACAAAGTAACCATCGAAGAAGTTACTTTATCCAAACCTGATGGAACTGCTACTTTTCTCCCAGTTGACCCATCTAACTTAATTATTATTGATGCAGATTTAAAAGACGATAGAAGAATTAAAAATAAAGGAGATAATTAA